One genomic window of Apium graveolens cultivar Ventura unplaced genomic scaffold, ASM990537v1 ctg9251, whole genome shotgun sequence includes the following:
- the LOC141705710 gene encoding protein MRG1-like produces the protein MGRSNSGVSRYSLTNSLYLEGEKVLAFYGGKWYPAKVRKVEYEKQIEAWTYWVHYIGWNKRYDEWILDAQLLKKFSEECSQKHLGKRGRSAMEDPLIMEENKLSIEIPQALKTQLLNDREYVTNSSKVKRDNSRNLKGLCNYFNKALSTKLLYKTELQQYDEVRAKNIQPSTIYGAEHFLRLLVL, from the exons ATGGGACGATCAAACAGTGGAGTCTCACGCTATTCTCTTACAAACAGTCTTTATCTTGAAGGTGAAAAAGTCCTGGCCTTTTATGGTGGCAAGTGGTATCCGGCCAAG GTGCGCAAGGTTGAATACGAGAAACAAATAGAGGCATGGACATATTGGGTTCATTATATT GGTTGGAATAAAAG GTACGATGAATGGATATTAGATGCTCAACTCCTCAAGAAATTTAGTGAAGAATGTTCTCAAAAGCACTTGGGGAAGCGTGGTAGATCAGCTATG GAGGATCCTTTAATAATGGAGGAAAATAAGTTGAGTATTGAAATACCACAGGCACTCAAGACTCAACTTTTGAATGATAGAGAATATGTAACAAATTCATCAAAG GTTAAGAGAGACAATTCCAGAAATCTTAAAGGTTTGTGCAATTACTTCAACAAAGCGTTGTCCACAAAGCTTCTCTACAAAACTGAGCTCCAGCAATATGACGAAGTGCGTGCAAAGAATATCCAGCCTTCAACCATATATGGAGCTGAACATTTTTTGCGTCTTTTG GTACTATAA